The stretch of DNA gtcatttatccaacaattcttgttcaaggtttgaagatttcacaaggatcttgcttggggcttcaaagaggtaagaattttttttctcaattcttcaatttcggatttggagtaaagatgggtgattaatagtatgatttttgggtataagagtattatgtatacataccaataaggtttgtggaaggattgttaagttcaaatgggtaaggattgggttgaaaatggtagaaatcttcataaactttaattgaagatttgagggtcgagttgatgtcaaattttggtaaaatttatatggttggactcgtggttggatgagcgttcatattctgtaacttttgtcggtttccgaaacgtgggccctacgggcgatttttgagttaattttggattttattagataaattagtatttccttatggaattaattacaataatttgtattgactgaatcgaattaattgtggctagacaCGAAGCTTTCGGAGACCAAATCTCGTGGCAAgagcatagcggaataaataattacacgggttgaggtaagtaacaattataaatctggtcatgagggtataaaacctcgaattttggtatcatgtaattattatggaggtggcgcacatgctaggtgacgggcgtgtgggcgtgcaccgaggggattgtgacttgttcCGTCttggaaaactgtaaagttgaataatttattgttagttatatgatctctatgtgttgaagaaatttgactataaatcatgttagaaatcatgcttaggctatgttatagtactgttgagacccgtagaggtcgcgtgcttgttatttgctaattgttgtcttgtactcagtcatgatttttcttgcgtattatacctcagtctttctggatatttgttgatatactatgttatctttgtttgggctgatctttgtgatttttgagagcccgagagacttgagaggttgaggactgagtaaggccgagggcttgtcggtgaggtaaggatattatggcacgtgagttgtccgtgtaggatattatagcacgtgagttgtccgtgcagcacttaagttgtccgtgtagattatggCGCTTagactgtaggagcccctctggagtctgtacacacccccagtgagtgcgggtacccattgagtgtgagtgctgagggctgagagccgagtggttgagatgTTGTGATAAGTTGAGTGACCGTTGcatgagaggttgtacttgctttgcatttgttgttgcacttgcttgctatctgtcattgttgtgaaatctctgaaagaatttatatccagATTACTTGAAAtggaactgtataaaattgatttgacttaaacggccggatttgaaagcatgtctattctttactggaactactgaaagtgaactatgactgtgtagctcgtcattatcttcagttccttagttattattgttacttgctgagttggttgtacttatactacaccctgcacttcgtgtgcagattcaggtgttcctgaacatagcgagtgttgatcatttcgcgcagttgattttgaggagattttgaggtagctgccgtgtttcgcagaccttgtctctccttctctatctccttgtttattatatttggtctcagactattatacaccatattttccagacttgtactcatattagatgctcatgtactcagtgacaccaggttttgggagtgttgtatcagaaattgctagatttttggtattgtattaaatgttacatttttaaaaaaaatttaaaggaaatcgtgggttattgatgttgtcggcatGGCTAGTACTGAAATAGGCTCCATCACGTCAGattaggattttggatcgtgacaagaccacttcttcttaactctttaagagctaaacGATATGCTTATCTATCTATATAAGCACAAGATTTTGTTTTCCCAATGAGGAACTTTTCAAACTTTTCGTTTCCATTCAATtcttttccctccatttcccatttgcacctcttttatttattaaataaaaccCAACAAATGCTTCATCTCAATTGTTGGTAACACATTATTAGGCTCACTAATTACTAcctctgttccaatttatgtgaacctatttcctttttggttcgttccaaaaagaatgacccatttctaaatttggaaataattttgcttaaacttacaattctacccttaatgagaagtttttataaccacataaaCACTCTcggcccctttttgaattgtttaggatcataaattccaaaaaattttattttttcttaaacttcgtgtcaAGTCAAACAAATTCACATAAATTGGAGTAGAGGGAGTACTTAGTAAGTAGTCCTTTTACATCAGTATGTATAAATACCTATTCTAGGGAAGATGTAATTGTCAATCTGTTTGTGATTTTCAGCCTTAAGTCGAAGAAGGAACTATCACTTTTTTCTCGGAATGAAATTATTAGGGGAGAATATATTATTTAACTACACTCGTCCAACGATACGCGCGTTACGCGTGTATTCTATCTCAATAattgttaaaaaataaaaattatataaatattatattaaaattatatttgagtttaaaaaaataaaagttaaaggAAAAGGTATAACTTCCTGAAAATGATGATTGATAATCATATTTAGCCGACTCAACAAAAGAAAAACTCTGCTCATAGAAGTCCTTAGTCATCTCATttcaaaaattacataaatattatattaaaattatatttgagttaaaaaaataaaagttaaaggAAAAGGTATAACTTTCTAAAAATGATGATTAATGATCATAGTTAGCCAACTCAACAAAAGAAAAACTCTGCTCATAGAAATGCTTAATCATCTCGTTGTTATATTAACTTAAAATTTACTccgattttataattttattatttcaaGTTCACAAGTCTATCATGCTTCTGTTTTAGTCTCTTAGCCTATTGCGCTATCCATctttttgtctttctttctttcatATTCTTAAAACATTTCTtagttatttattttaattattgaaTGTGGTTTTTAAATATTATACGAAAATCCGATGAATAGAAAAGTATAAAAAATGATTTTAATATACTgaacaataaaaaataattaaataataattttttaaatataaaatttatttttaaagagtaaaataTTGACCAATATAAACCTACTTTACACTCTACTATGAATAAGGATGCATAGCAGCCTTCAAAGATGACTCTTTGGCCTTTAGACTCACTATGCATAGGGGCTTCATGTGTTTATCGAATCAATTAATCTAATAATTGCCATAGACAATTAGATAAATTCATAGTAGATACATGAAATATACTACATACGAAAAAATGAATTAGTTTTATAGTCGTTGTATGTAATTATGGACTTGAAACTCCTGTTCCTACTCGGAGAGCAAGATTCCTTCTTTTCTACTATAAACTTCCTAGAACGTATGACCTTTTAATTAGTTAGGATACTTAACAAAAGCATATATTTCTAAGTTTCTTCCTATCTTTTTATTTCGTTAGAATTAATTCAATCATATTTGTATCACTTTAACTTTCctaatatatttgaaaattttaattaattaaaatattttatttcctaGTATGCGGGGGACATCAATGACTACTCCTAAATagtagaaaattaattaaatgattaattattaaattttataaaaataatcaaataactaTTTTGTCCAGTGTGAACTATATTTTAAAgaggtaaaaaagacgaacgatatttcattaagggccttcgtgcttttaatataataatatagatagaaaaATTTTCTATTTGAACCAGATTTAATCATACTATTTTAATCTATCAAAGTAATAAACTAGCTGTGTATGATAGGGGTGGGCAAGTGGGCCGGGATGGGCCCTAAACTGGCCTAATGGGTCTTGTGGGACGCGGTCCCGGATCGATACCGGACCTTAAATAAACGGGTCAAATGGTCGCGGGCTAAACAGTCTTTTTTTAGGAATCGGTCCGGGACCGACCCCACAAACTCATGGTCCAGGGCTAAATGGGTCGGCCCCGCGGTCCCAACGGGCTAAATGGGTCCAACGGCTAAGCATCGATTTTTTTacaaaattaaatagaaattagagacaaaatgatgttaaaaaaatatttaagacaatgccttgtaaatttattataaaattgtgacctaattttttaattcaaatttaaaaacaaaaatatagtaaaaagatattcaaagcaatgccttgtaattttattatagcaataaaaaatatggcaatatctttcttagtcttcttcCCCCCTAtgaaatgagcacaacaaggtgctaataccaccattgagaagaaaaaggaactaatcaagatgtgccaaaatacaagttacataatacatactaatttttgttcatacaagttacatgctatctcttacaaacttcataaatccttcaaggttcggaggaagttccgttggtggtggcagaaaagtagcttggtcatcgccacttTCATTGTcgggcgaagcaacatcctcAACAAATTCatctagcatttcttcgtaagtttCGTCTTCCTCTGATTGTGATTCaataagtccaaaatttcttctttccgaacggatcccatctctgaaaagtactgattttttcaagctctccctcatataCGCTCTATAATCACTGATTTGAAGtattgcttgactgaaagcgctctccgatgccactgttgaagctttaatagttaaaatatctcgggccatccttgaaagaaccagaaagtatttttctttgtccttccaccattgcaAACTATTAAAGGTGCCAtcaggattcacttcctcaagttGCTGTaataaataaacttcaagctcatttagttgtgaaaaatcattaCTACTAGCCCAATCCTCATTCGTAAGGTAAtcgtcatcatcacttacatgtgcattaaacgtTGGGTTTatagggtttctatattcatatgcaacaaccaaactttcatacatgtaattctatGTAGTTGGataaggtttaggaacctttctttctctttggccatattcatcgcatcttttaaaatattctctaagtctacttctacggtttgaatgaaAAAGCGAGTTatgagccattttaaccttttcaatttgaatatttaaaattctcataccatcacccacaattaagtgataaatatgataaatacatctaacatgtaaaatgttactaaatgcaggatttagcgtagtggtaagaAAGTCTATAACATTTATGTTATTAGTAGTATTATCCATTGAAaccgacattattttatcacCAATGCAAAAATATCTGCAAATATTCGTAACTGTTATTGCaataaactgccatgtgtgacgtgaagcaattattctataagcaattatgcgcttttgcattatccaatcctcatcaatccaatgacatgtaacagtaaggtaatcataGTCGTTgttacttctaccaatatcagttgtaatagcaacacgataatttatatgagtaaataaatagtgcaaatattattcatattcatgcttatatttataaatatcgctctttacggttgtgcgaggaaaatctttataagtaggattaaaaacttttctaatataatgtaCAAACGCagggtcagaaggaaaactatagggtaagcacataacatttaccatttttgccaattcttctcgatctttttttggatcataatataaaataccactagtaacagtgttaattcccggttgaaattgatatCTGACTAGGTACAATTTTTTTCTCGTCCAAAGCTTTCAGACGTTGATATCTGACGTTATCTTTAGGGTATTTTcatatgtgtctagccaaagatcccgtcccgtcccgcgatccaaaatatttaaaagctaactccataccacaagttttacacttagccttatgttttggaactagttcagtaaAAAATgaccaaacaagagatgttttcTGCCGTTTGGTAGGTTCTCTAGAAAATGTAGGGGCAGTAACGGAAGTATCAGATGGgtcatcatttggattagcagaATTTTCACTAGTTGGGTCAACATCAGGAGCAGGATTAGTGGGTGTATCATcgtccggttgagtttcatcaagataaatttcctcatcatcattttcatcaatagtattataattattagaatatagagcattcattaattcatggtctaaatgttcaccgggtgcaatattatgacAAAATTCAATctcggtaaattataataaactattattggtatcaagaatagcaggtgtaggacgggtatgGGGTTTGGTTCGGGGATCCGGGGGCAGGGGAGGAGGAACAACAGAACCACTAGATTCGCCGGTCTTCGATTTtcccttattattattttttccaaaaatatttcttaaggaagatatcttaattaatcaagtaatagaaaataaataaaacaaacaaactataatattaagacttaagagttggaacgagtttaccgaattgacgaacaacttgttgaaaattaattatcgttgaaaacttgaagacttcaattcaccaactttataattttttcacaaattgtaacaacctcaatattttttgactattttttggaataaagtaaacgatagtagcaagtatagaagaaaattagagagagattgtgatggattgatattgattttgtaagaaaatgaaagaatgataAGATATTTATAggtgaaaatagggaaaaagtgtaataataaaaagtttggggttaaaattaagtttggggggagggggttaaatggctatttcttAAATAGAcaacggctattttttaaacCTCCAACAACTCTTTTTTTCAaaagcccaacggctattttttggcccgccaagggaccggtccggtcccggtttcttggcgggccaaacgggcccggTCATAACAGGCCCGGTCCTAACGGTTCCTAGCTAAGAATCGGACCACGAGACCGGTACGAGCCCACTTTTAGCGGTTCTAACGGTTCCAACCCACTTAACCTGTGGGCCCGGTccgacccacttgccacccttagtgtTTGAATTGTACAAAATTTTTGACCCGTTAAGAGGATAAGGTCACTTTTTTCTTTACCTCATGTGAGCAGCGGGGATTTAGAATTAAACTtgataaatttaatttttaaggTTCTTACCACTTGACAAGTAATACTTTTGAAATAATAGTttattattttgataaatttttttaaatttgttttcaCATGTATTAAAGTTTCTTGTCAAATACTGGTTAAGGTGAACCCACTAAATATGAGCTGCACGTGTGAGAGCTTGAGTTGAAGATCCTTTTGCCTAAAAAAGAAATAGCAAAGGCAAGAAGCTAGGTTGAATTTTGTCTGTTATTGATTAGAAATACTGCACCATAAACTAGAATGGCCACCAAACTTACAAAAAACTAATACATTGTTACATACATGAAATTAATAATAGAATGCTGCTACAGATAATggagaagaaaatgaagaagctaCGAAATATGTCCATAAGATGTCAAGAAACTTTCTATTTTTGgttctttatgtattatatgCAACTATTTCAACCTGTTGGGGGGCTGTAATGCTCCTCCATCTTGGCATAATCCCACCCAGAGACGGAGTAAGAGTTTAAAGTTTATGAATTTTGAATTTACTCGAATCAATAGCTCGTCTTAATTATTGGGTtcgtaattaaatatttaaatatatttaatgaaGTTTCTAACAAATGAGAGAGAATATTGGGTTCGTCTGAAGTTTACATCACAATCTAGCTCAGCCCCTGAATTCCCACCACTATGCTAAGTTAAGAGTATTTGATTTTGGTGGCCCTATTCTTGGACCCTACCATGTTTTACAACTCACTTCACTCAGTTTGTGTCTGATAATGATCGAGTTTCTCTATTCATCTCTAGTTGATTGTTGCTTCAAGTTCATATGCTTTAACGTAATTTTAGATGTATGGTAATTTTGTGTTTATAGCGTAGACATATGCCTTGTGACAAGGTAGATAGATCTCGGCAAGATGAAATAAGACAGATGGTGTGTATAGATCAAAATATGCCATAAAATATTTAAGACAAGATAGCGCTAAAGGAAGAGTCTTCAAGCCATCACTAGTCGAGGTCGAGTAGGAAGCATCAAGATTCGTGGCCGAAATGTCAACAACGGTCGATGTCGAGCACCGTTGGCAAAGCTGTAACAGCTAGTTTTGagataggatattaaagagaatattctagtaaaTATTCTCTCTACTTATAATATTAAGATTTTGTTAAGAAAATATCTGATACAAATAGAAAATGAGAGGATGGTGGAACGGGAGATTATTCATTTTGTAAGAACACACTTTGACAAAAGATTCTCTCTCACTCACTATAATACAAACAACACCTTTTTCACGaagattcttgtctatatttttcatatttttcaccaGATCCGAGGATAATTCGAATATTCAAGGATTTGCCTgccattcatcattgtcagaaggaGTAACACCTAGATtctcctttattgggtgaatcactcctTTTAATTACTCGAATGCAATTTATTATTGTTTGTTGCTATTCAATGCTCTATCATTGTTTACGTTGTTTGGAATGATTGCCATACACCACCATTATATCTCTGTCGGATCTGTCCAACATTAGTCACGCTTTCAGAACTTATATCTAGGAATATTATTGTTAACTAGGCTTAACTCCCTGaatacataaatttaattatttgaacaaaGGGTTATACTctttggtcaaataatttggcgTTGTCTGTGGGGATTTCCTAGTTAAagttttagtttcttctagatctatcaCTAACACGGATCACAAACATAAAAAAGAAGCAAGAACGAGAGCTCCTTTCTTTGTGTGTACAAATCCCAACATGACAGGTAATAGGGAAGAAAGGGCGAGAATAAtcaatgatctcccaaccaacctcatgaacgtcATCAACGAAAGCTGAGAAATAGTAGACGAAGGCACAATGCTCGATGCCTCCCCTAGGCGAGATGGGTCACCGTCTCCTCATTGCAGCATCACAAAGTCTCTTGGTAAGGGAGCATCCACATCTGTGGGGGAAGAGACGCCCCCAATTGTAAAAAAAGCTCCTCGAAACATGGCTAATCGACACGCTAACCAGCATCCTCAACAAGCCCGCCCGGGACGCATCTGCAAAAAACACAAGGATTCGCATTGTACAATCGGCGGACGAACAATGCAACCAACTCCCTCCACCTCCACCAACAGGTATTACTCACAACGTTAATGATCATGGAGATGATAACGCTCTTGCAACCATTTTGAAAgggatggaggaaatggagaaCGAGAACAAGATACCCCGAGATCAAATAAAAGAATACCAGGAAAGTGTCAATAAAATACCGGGTGCCCTAAACTGCTGCCAAAGAGAGACGCTGGCCGGTTCGTCGAACAACCATACAGTGATTATGCAACCtcacatgccataccaaaaacctttaaaatgccaccCTACCTAAGGATATATGATGCCACGACTGACCctgaagatcatgtgactcactacgtcaccgccgtgaaaggcaatgatctcgccaaagaacaagtatcttcCATTCTATTGAAAAGGTTTAGTGAAACCCTCACAGGAGGGGCGTTAACATAGTATTCGCAATTACCAACGCATTCCATTAAAACTTTTGAAGAGATGACCGACAAGTTCGTAGCGGATCATGCTGGGACCAAGAAGGTCGAGGCGAGGGTGAATGACATATTTGCTATTAAGCAGTCTCCAGGAGAGGGATTGAGGTACTTCCTGGTCCGGTTCAACTGAGTAAGGATGACCTTGCCCCTGTCAGAAAGGATGGCGGTCGCAGCCTTCCAGAGCGGGCTGAGCAGGAATGGTTTGAGGGAGACTAGAAAGTTATTAAGTTGACTGATGAAGTACCCCCAACAACTTGGGATGAAATTCACAACACATATTGTGCCGAGGTCCGAGTAGACGAGGATGACCTCAATGTACCAACTCATCGACTGACCTCAGTATAGGCCGAACCCAGAAAAGATCGAAGAAATAATACCAGAAGAGACCTCGCAGCTGCATGACCTAACAGGGAACGACATCAACCGTACGTCAAAGCTGTCGTTGTGCCCCCCTCCCGCTACGAAGAAGGCCCACCTAGATCAAGTATAGGGACTCATTGGAACGAAAGAGGTATGTCCCCTATATTATCCACTTACAACTTTTGTGTGTATCCTACAGAGATAGTCTATGCCCTGGAGATGCTCGGACCAAAGGTGAAGTGGtcacaaaagatgaggtcagatcCAAATACCAGGAAGTCATACGCCCTCTGCGAGTTCTGCCAAGGACAAGGGCATAAAACCGaggattgcatcgccctaaggcaGGAGGTCGCAAACATGTTACGacaaggacacctcaaagagttaTTGAGCATTTGGGGAAGGACCAACTTTTCCAGAGGACGTGTTCAACATCAAGGACCGTCGAAACCTCCCTCACCAACTCGTagcattcacatgatcatcggtggaggtGACGATGCTTCCATCAACAACGTGAAGTTCACCActacccacaagctcaaacggttAATCACTCGTGAACGGTATGACGAACTCGAAGAGAGTATCATATTCGATAGGTCGGATACCAACGGTTTGGCTTTCCTTCACTATTATGCCCTTGTTATTACTTTACGT from Nicotiana tomentosiformis chromosome 11, ASM39032v3, whole genome shotgun sequence encodes:
- the LOC104097260 gene encoding uncharacterized protein gives rise to the protein MLRQGHLKELLSIWGRTNFSRGRVQHQGPSKPPSPTRSIHMIIGGGDDASINNVKFTTTHKLKRLITRERYDELEESIIFDRSDTNGLAFLHYYALVITLRILDIDVRHIMIDDGNGSCINHPRVLAQMNLKDKLVPRCITLTGFNNAVERIYGKITLPILASGVTLETMFHIMDQDTM